The DNA region CGCGCTGGACCTGGACCCGTACGTCTCGAAGTCCACCGTCCTGAAGGACGGCGAACTGGCCAAGATCAACGATGTCTGGCGCTGGGACGGAACCCGGCAGGGCGAGGGAGCCCGCTTCGGCCTCGTCAAGGACTGGTCCCAGGACGCCATGTTCTGGTACAACACTGAGGCCTTCGCCGCGGCCGGTGTTCCCCTCCCCACCGCGGACAAGCCGTTCACCTACGACCAGTTGCTCGAATACGCGGCCCTAATGACCAAGCGAAGCGCAGGCAAGGTCGATCAGTACGGATTGTTCACCACGGCGCCCACTATCGAGGCGATCTCATCCATGCTGGCCACCAGCGGCGCGCGTGCGTTCAATGACGATCTGACCAAAGTCGACTTCACCAGCCCGGAGGCCATGCGGGCGCTGCAGTGGCATGTCGATGTGGCCAAGGCCAAGGTGGGTTACACGCTCGCGGATCCCAATCCGGATGGCTGGGACTGGCCGCCGTTTGATGCCAAGAGGATTGCCATGGCGGCTGCCGGCTACTGGTTCGGTGGCGCCGTCGCCGGGAACCCCAAGACCGCTGAATTTGCCCGCCTTGCGCCTGCACCGATGATGGGCACCGAGCGTGTCAGCCCCTCAACTTCGGCCACCGGCCACTGGATCTCAGCCAAATCGAACATGAAGGACGAAGCATTTGCGTTCCTGGAATGGTACGTCGCAGGCGATCAGGCAAAGACGAGGGCACAGTCCGGCTGGGGACTCCCCGCAGTCACCTCCTTGACCTCGGAACTTCCGCAGAGCCAGCCCTACCAGGCTGAGGCTTTGGCCGTCCAGAAGAATGAAGAGCAGTACCTCCAGATCATGTCGTTCAGCCCCTACGCGCAGGCCACCGCGGTCAGCGCAGCAGTTGCGAACCTCTTCCCGCGCGCT from Arthrobacter pascens includes:
- a CDS encoding extracellular solute-binding protein, with product MNTHKHISRRSVLGGAALLAGFAAAGLTGCSASGSGGAAQKSGGLTIMSKGGEIKKEVIDAWVAEHPDVPITLIEDDPTRLNAMLAAGTPPDVVRSLGATSTANIASRGLALDLDPYVSKSTVLKDGELAKINDVWRWDGTRQGEGARFGLVKDWSQDAMFWYNTEAFAAAGVPLPTADKPFTYDQLLEYAALMTKRSAGKVDQYGLFTTAPTIEAISSMLATSGARAFNDDLTKVDFTSPEAMRALQWHVDVAKAKVGYTLADPNPDGWDWPPFDAKRIAMAAAGYWFGGAVAGNPKTAEFARLAPAPMMGTERVSPSTSATGHWISAKSNMKDEAFAFLEWYVAGDQAKTRAQSGWGLPAVTSLTSELPQSQPYQAEALAVQKNEEQYLQIMSFSPYAQATAVSAAVANLFPRAVDGSLSTAQFADQATTAVNELLKQGMELAGKKG